In Pseudoalteromonas tetraodonis, the genomic window AGCAGTTTTTACAAGCGCTTAAGCAAGGTGCCGAGCTTAACCTGCAAGACCAAAAATTGGTGATGCAAGGCGAGCAAAAATTTGTGTTTATCCCTAAGTAAATTTTACACATTTTGAAAAACAGCCCCTTGCAGGGAATTTTCAACTGGCGTACACTCATAGCAGATTTGATTAAAACATTATCAAATCAACGAACAATTTAACTACTTGTCGGAGTGCCTAAGTTTTATTTAGGCTGAGATCGCGAAAGCGGGATCCGTGAACCTGATCAGGTTAATACCTGCGTAGGGAACAAGCTGCCTAAACGGGACGCTTGTGCGTCTTTTTTTATGCGTACAACAAAATCAAACCCGTCAATTTAGGCTGCAAAGTGGCATAAAGCTACTTTACGATCTTTCTCTATTCCATTGGAATATCTGGCAAGACAACCCTTAAGCAATGAGGTAAGTCATGTCAAACACTACAAACAAATCGTCGCGCCGAGAAACTCGTGCTGCTGCATCTGACTATATTTATAACCTAACGGGTCAACCATTTCCAAGCTCTCATAAAGTGTATGTTGAAGGAACCCAGCAAGGCGTGCGTGTGGGTATGCGCGAAATAACATTAAGCGATACATTCATAGGTGGCACAGATGAAAACCCTGTGTATGAGTCAAATGAGCCGCTGCGTGTTTACGATACATCTGGCCCGTATACCGATCCTAATTTTGAATTAGATGTACGTAAAGGGCTTGATAAATACCGTGAGCAGTGGATTGAAAGCCGTGGTGATACTGAAGTACTTGAGTCAGTTACCTCACAGTTTGCGCAGCAGCGTATGGCTGACGATGGGCTTGATCATATTCGCTTTGAGCATTTACCAAAAATTCGCCGTGCAAAAGCGGGTAAAAACGTAACGCAAATGCACTATGCCCGCCAAGGGATAGTTACCCCAGAAATGGAATATGTAGCGATACGTGAAAACATGGGGCGTGCGCAAATACGTGAAGAGCTTCTCGCGGCACAACATAAAGGGGAATCGTTTGGCGCGAGTATTCCTGAGTTTATTACTCCTGAATTTGTGCGTGCTGAAATAGCGCGTGGTCGCGCTATTTTACCTAACAATATTAATCATCCAGAAACCGAACCTATGATTGTTGGTCGCAACTTTTTAGTTAAAGTTAACGCCAATATAGGTAATTCATCAGTGGGTTCATCCATTGAGGAAGAAGTTGAAAAAATGGTGTGGTCAACCCGTTGGGGTGCCGACACCGTAATGGATTTATCAACTGGGCGCTACATTCACGAAACCCGCGAATGGCTAGTGCGTAATTCGCCAGTCCCTATTGGTACTGTACCCATTTATCAGGCCCTTGAAAAAGTAAATGGCGTAGCTGAAGACTTAACGTGGGAAATATTTCGTGACACGCTGATTGAGCAAGCCGAGCAAGGTGTTGATTACTTTACTATTCATGCTGGTGTACTGCTGCGCTATGTGCCTATGACAGCAAAACGCGTAACAGGCATTGTATCGCGCGGTGGCTCTATTATGGCTAAATGGTGCCTAGCTCATCACAAAGAAAACTTTTTATACACGCATTTTGAAGATATTTGTGAAATTTTAAAACAATACGATGTGTGTTTTTCATTAGGCGATGGCCTTCGCCCAGGCTCTATTGCTGATGCTAACGATGAAGCGCAATTTAGTGAGCTTCGTACCTTAGGCGAACTGACTAAAATAGCTTGGAAGCATGATGTACAAGTGTTCATAGAAGGCCCTGGGCATGTGCCTATGCATATGATCAAAGCCAATATGGAAGAGCAACTTAAACATTGTGACGAAGCGCCCTTTTATACCTTAGGCCCACTCACCACAGATATTGCACCAGGGTATGACCATATAACCTCAGGGATTGGGGCTGCGCAAATAGCTTGGTATGGCTGTGCCATGCTGTGTTATGTAACACCGAAAGAACATTTAGGTTTGCCAAATAAAGAAGACGTTAAAGAAGGCCTTATCACCTATAAAATTGCTGCTCATGCCGCCGATTTAGCCAAAGGTCACCCCGGTGCACAAGAGCGAGACAATGCTTTATCAAAAGCACGCTTTGAATTTAGGTGGCACGACCAATTCAACATTGGTTTAGACCCTGTTCGCGCTCGTGAATACCATGATGAAACACTGCCGCAAGAATCAGGAAAAGTAGCCCACTTTTGCTCCATGTGTGGTCCTAAATTTTGTTCGATGAAAATAACCCAAGAAGTACGTGACTACGCCAAAGATCTAGAAGCGCGCGGTATTGATCCTAATAACGTGGGTGATGCCATTGAAATCAAAATGGTTGATGTAGAGGCCGAGATGAAAGCTAAATCTGAAGAGTTTAAACAAACAGGCTCAGAGATTTACCATAAAGCAATATAAAATAGGTTGCGAGTTGCGAGCATCGAGTAGCGAAATGTTTATCTTAACATCTTGTTGCTCGAAGCCAGAGACCCGCAGCTCGCAGCTAAATGTAGGAGTGTTTATGTTTTATGACATTGCTGTGGTGGGCTTTGGTTTAGCGGGGCGGTTGGCGGCGCTTGAGTTAAGTAAGCAGCACCGTATTACTGTATTTGAAGCTGATGACGAGCATACTCAAAATAGTGCGGGTAAAGTGGCGGCGGCTATGCTGGCACCACTAGCTGAGTCGGTTATGTGTGAACATGATTTAGCACTATTGGGAGTAGATTCTATTGCTCGCTGGCCTGCTATTTTAGATGAGTTAAACAGTGAGGTGTTCTTTCAACAGCAGGGCACCTTAGTGGTTGCTCACCCGCAGGATAAAGGCGACTTACAAAGTTTTGCACAGCGAATAAAGCCGTTACTAAATTTTAGTGCCAAAGCGGTTAATACGCAGCAAATAGCGGATTTAGAACCTGAGCTTACAGGGCGTTTTAATCAAGGGCTATTTTTATCCGGTGAAGCGCAAATAGATAACCAAGCCTTTTATAAAGCCAGCTTTAGGTTGCTAAATAAGCGCAAAGTAAAGTTTGTGTTTAATCAACGCGCCAGCATCTTTGATAATAAAGTGAATAATCGAGAGTTTGATTACATTATTGATTGCAGAGGGCTTGGAGCCAAACAAGATCAGCCACTTCGAGGCGTGCGCGGGGAAGTGGCAAGGTTATACGCCCCTGAGGTTAACTTAACGCGGCCTGTGCGTTTAATGCATCCGCGTTACCCTATTTATATTGCACCTAAACCTAATCATGAATATGTCATAGGGGCAACGGAGATCGAATCGCAAGATACAGGTCCTGCAACTGTGCGCTCAACCCTTGAACTATTATCAGCGGCCTACACTGTTCATAGTGGCTTTGCCGAAGCGCGATTATTAAATATTCAAACAGGCTTACGCCCAGCGTTTAGCGATAATCGCCCACAGGTAAAAAAAACGAGCAAGGTTATCAGTATCAATGGCTTATATCGCCACGGCTATATGTTGGCACCCGCGCTTGTGGCACAAGCATTATCGCAAATAGAGTGAGTATTAAATGAACATTACAATTAATGGTGAGCCTTTAAATGTGACTAGCCATGCGCTGCTGGAAATAGTAAAAAACGTGGGTGCGATGGCGCCTTATGCCGTGGCTGTAAATGGAGAGTTTATTCCTCAGAGTCGCCATAGCCACGTTGTTATAAATGAAGGTGACAGTATTGAGTTATTGTCACCTATCCAAGGTGGATAGTGCTATGCAAAGCAAAGACTGTTTAACAATTTATGGTGAACCAATCAATAGTCGCTTGTTAATTGGATCTGCGTTATATCCGTCACCAGATATCATGACGCAATCGATTAAAGCCTCAGGTGCTGAGATAGTCACCGTGTCACTTAGACGACAACAAAACGCGGCGGCAGGGAATGATTTTTGGCAATTAATTAAAAACACCGGTTTAAAAATACTGCCTAATACTGCCGGATGCCACAGCGTCAAAGAGGCTATTAACCTAGCTAAAATGTGCCGAGAAGTATTTGCTACCGATTGGATAAAACTTGAATTAATAGGCGATGACTATAATTTACAGCCCGATCCCTTTGCATTACTTGAAGCCACAAAAATATTGATTGATGATGGGTTTAAAGTACTGCCTTATTGCACTGATGATTTAGTGCTGTGTCAGCGCTTGAATGGATTAGGCTGTGAGGTGCTAATGCCGTGGGGCGCGCCTATTGGCACCGGTAAAGGATTGTTAAATAGTTATAATTTAAAAACCATTAGAGAACGCCTGCCTAATACAACATTAATTGTTGATGCCGGGTTAGGTTTACCATCGCATGCCTGCCAAGCACTTGAATTAGGGTATGATGCTGTATTATTAAATTCAGCCATTGCAGGGGCGGGTTGCCCAGTGACTATGAGCCGTGCATTTAAAGCTGCGGTAGAGGCAGGGCGCTTTGCATACAATGCCAAAGCAATGCCCGAAAAAGACGTTGCAACCCCCTCAACCCCAACAATGGGTATGCCATTTTGGCATCAGCAGTAAGGAAAGAAAAATATGACAAACGTAGTGTGGACAATTGCTGGCTCTGATTCTGGCGGCGGCGCGGGTATTCAAGCCGATATTAAGGCAATGCAAAGTTTTGGTGTGCATGGTTGTACAGCAATCACCGCGCTTACCGCTCAAAATAGCTTAGGTGTAGAGGCCATTAATGCAGTGTCTACCGATATTATTGAGTCCCAGTTGCTTGCACTTGAAAAAGACATGAAAGCCAAAGTGATAAAAATTGGTATGCTTGCCAATGTGCAGCAAATTCAGTTAATTAGTGAGCACATAAGCCATTACAAAGCCAAATGGCCAACCCCGCCGGTTATTGTGTATGACCCTGTGGCTATTGCCTCAAGCGGTGACTTACTAACAGAAGAAGACACCGTAAGTGCGATAAAAGAATGTTTACTACCGCTGGTGGATGTAATTACCCCAAATACCCACGAAACCCAGTTATTAACGGGTGTGTATTTAATTGGCCCTGCAGCGATTAAAGAAGCGGCGAGTAAGCTGATGGCGTGGGGCGCAAAAGCGGTGGTGATTAAAGGCGGACATTGGGATTACCCAAGCGGGTATTGCATTGATTACTGCACACAAAACGGTGAAGACTATTGGCTAGGTAATGAAAAAATTCAAGTTCCTCATAGCCATGGTACAGGGTGCAGTATGGCGTCAGTAATTGCTGCGTGTCTTGCAAAAGACTATCCGTTAAAAGATGCGTTTATTTTAGCTAAAGCCTATATAAACCAAGGTTTAAAGCAATCAGTTCGCTATGGCGAGGGCATAGGGCCGGTTGCACAAACGCAGTTTCCTACCAATTTAGCGCATTACCCTCAGGTGATTGAACCGGGTAGCTGGTTAGGTGATGAGTTGGATTTTGATGTGCCGCTTGATTTTAATATGGCTGCTGATTTTGCAGCCTGTGAAAGTAAAAAGCTTGGCCTCTATGGTGTGGTTGATAGTATTGAATGGCTAGAAAAGTGCTTACAGCAAGGAATTAAAACAGCTCAGCTTCGTGTTAAAAATAAAACGCAGAATGAGCTAGATGAACTGATTGCCAAAGCGGTCACCTTGGGTGAGCAGTATAATGCGCAGGTATTTATAAATGATTACTGGCAACTTGCCATCAAACATGGCGCCTATGGGGTGCATTTAGGGCAAGAAGACTTAGAGAGTGCAAACTTAGTTGCTATAAAAGAAGCAGGCCTGCGACTTGGTCTTTCTACCCATGGCTTTTATGAAATGCTTCGGGCGCATAATTACCGCCCAAGCTACATGGCCTTTGGCGCGATTTATCCTACCACCACCAAAGACATGACTGGCCAGATACAGGGGCTTGAAAAGCTAACTCGGTTTGTGCCATTAATGCAAAGCTATCCTACAGTGGCTATTGGCGGAATTGATTTAAATAGGGCGCAAGAGGTTGCTAAAACGGGCGTGGGCAGTGTAGCCGTGGTGCGTGCTATTACCGAGGCTGATGATTATGTAGAGGCAATCAATACTTTAAAATCGGTGATAAATGAGAATGCCTGCTAACATGCAAACGCAGCAGCTCAGCGACAAAGAAATCTTGCGTTATAGCCGCCACATATTACTTGATGAAGTGGGGCTTGAAGGGCAGTTAACGCTGAAACGCTCAACGGTTGCCGTAGTTGGTGCAGGTGGCTTAGGTAGTCCTGCGCTGCTGTATTTAGTGGCAGCTGGCATTGGGTCGCTTATTTTAATTGATGACGATGTAGTTGAACTGTCTAACTTGCAGCGCCAAGTGCTTTATAAAGTAAATCATTTGGGGCAAAACAAAGTTCGCGCGGCTGGAAAAGTGCTTGCGAGCCTTAACAATCAAATAAATATAATAACCCACACTCAAAAGCTGGATGATACCAACAGTGCGTTGCTCTTAAAAAACGCCGACATAGTACTTGATTGCTCTGACAACTTTGCGACTCGATACACGGTAAATCGCTATTGCATTGCTAATAACACTCGCTTAATTACAGGGGCTGCGCTGGCAACTCAAGGGCAATTAATGGGGTTTGATTTTAGACAAAGTGACAGTCCATGTTACGGCTGTGTTTTCCCTCAAAGTAGCGATGCACCGGTTATAAATTGTAGTAATGCCGGGGTAATTAGCCCTTTACTTGGGATTGTTGGGTCAATGCAGGCACAATTAACCCTCAATATGTTGTTAGGTCATTTTAAGGGGAATATGTTTATAACGTTTGACGCATTAAGCTTAAAGCAACAGCATTTTAAGATGACTAAGGATTTAGCGTGTAAAGAGTGTGGCGGGTATGAGTAATGAAAAGCTTGGCTTTTAACGTGAGTAAGCTCTACGTTTACAAGAAAACACCGCGGTTATTGAAAATAAACGCGGTGTTTTTTTAAGCTCGAACTGACACTACCTATTAATCATCAATTTTTGCAAAGGCAGTGCCTAAACGAGTAACTACCTCTGGGAGTTGATCGTCTAATATTTCTGCTTTGTTCGCACCCCATGCGAGCACAACCGTTGAGCCTAATTTAAAGCGACCCATTTCTTCCCCTTTCTTAAGGGTGATCGCGTTTTCGCCTTTAGTTGGGTAGTTCCAGCTAAACACATCACTGCCAGCTGGTGGAGTCACTGTGCCAGCCCAAATAGTTTCTATGCTGGCAACAATGGTTGCGCCTACTAAAACCATAGCTAGCGGGCCAATTTCAGTTTCAAAAATAGCCACTACACGCTCGTTACGGGCAAATAAATTTGGTACGTTTTGAGCGGTAAGTGGGTTTACTGAAAATAAATCGCCCGGTACATAAATCATTTTGCTTAGCGTGCCATCAATTGGCATATGAATACGGTGGTAATCTTTTGGGGCTAAGTAAATAGTTGCAAATTTACCGCCTAAAAACGGGGTTGTGTCGTCTTGTGATCCACCTAACAATGCTTGTAAGCTGTAATCGTGGCCTTTAGCTTGAATAAGTTGACCATCAACAATGTCGCCTAGTTGGCTAATTGCGCCGTCTACTGGATGAATAATAATATCGTCATCTTCAACCATAGGACGCACACCGTCTTTTAACGGACGGGTAAAAAATTCATTAAAGCTTTTGTAATGAGCCGGATCTGAATATTTAGCTTCGCTCATATCTATTTTATATTGTTTAATAAATAATTTAATTAATGTGGTTGTTAACGCACCGGCTTTTGCTGCAGCAAGTTTACCTACCACACGAGAAATAAAGTGTTTTGGCATGGCATACTGCATGGCGATTTTAAATTTATCTAAACTCACAGGTTATTCCCTTATTATACGCGGGGCGCACGAGCGCCTGCACGGCCATCGGCCATGGTTTCTAAAATACGGTGGTAGCTTTCAAAGCGTAATTTTGAAATATCGCCATCGGCTACCGCTTGTTTAATTATACAGCCCGGATCGTTTAAATGTTTACAATCTCTAAACCGGCATCCGCCTATAAATTCTCTAAATTCTTTAAAGCACCAAGTGACGCGTTCAACATCTAAATGCCATAGGCCAAATTCACGAATTCCCGGTGAGTCAATTAAATTACCCCCGCTCGGTAAATGATGAAGGCGTGATACCGTGGTGGTGTGCTGGCCAAGCCCGCTGTTTTCAGACACTTCTTTAGTCAAAATTTCAGCATCCGGCAGTACAGTGTTAACTAAGGTAGATTTACCCACGCCACTTTGACCAACAAAAATATTGTTTTTGCCCGCAAGTACTTCTTTTAACTCATTAATGCCTTCGCCAGTTATATTACTAACTAGCAGCACCTGATAATTAAGCTTACGGTAAATGTCGAGGATTTGTTGTATTTCGTTTAAACCAGCTTCATCAATTAAATCAATTTTATTCAGTACTAAAATGGGTTCGATACCCATGTCTTCACAGGCAATTAAATAGCGGTCAATAATGCTCGGGGTAAACTCTGGCAGTACCGCTGAAACCATTAAAATTTGATCAATGTTAGCGGCAATCACTTTAACCCCATCATAAAAATCGGGGCGCGTGAGTTGTGAACGGCGCTCTTGAGTTGCTTCAATAACACCCGCTAAATCACCTTCACTTACTTTTGCACGGCGAAACAATACTTCATCGCCGCAAACCAAGTTCGATACGGTACGACGAATATTACAACGTAATACATCACCGTTTTGTGTTTCTACATCGGCATGTTGTCCAA contains:
- the thiE gene encoding thiamine phosphate synthase encodes the protein MTNVVWTIAGSDSGGGAGIQADIKAMQSFGVHGCTAITALTAQNSLGVEAINAVSTDIIESQLLALEKDMKAKVIKIGMLANVQQIQLISEHISHYKAKWPTPPVIVYDPVAIASSGDLLTEEDTVSAIKECLLPLVDVITPNTHETQLLTGVYLIGPAAIKEAASKLMAWGAKAVVIKGGHWDYPSGYCIDYCTQNGEDYWLGNEKIQVPHSHGTGCSMASVIAACLAKDYPLKDAFILAKAYINQGLKQSVRYGEGIGPVAQTQFPTNLAHYPQVIEPGSWLGDELDFDVPLDFNMAADFAACESKKLGLYGVVDSIEWLEKCLQQGIKTAQLRVKNKTQNELDELIAKAVTLGEQYNAQVFINDYWQLAIKHGAYGVHLGQEDLESANLVAIKEAGLRLGLSTHGFYEMLRAHNYRPSYMAFGAIYPTTTKDMTGQIQGLEKLTRFVPLMQSYPTVAIGGIDLNRAQEVAKTGVGSVAVVRAITEADDYVEAINTLKSVINENAC
- a CDS encoding FAD-dependent oxidoreductase, giving the protein MFYDIAVVGFGLAGRLAALELSKQHRITVFEADDEHTQNSAGKVAAAMLAPLAESVMCEHDLALLGVDSIARWPAILDELNSEVFFQQQGTLVVAHPQDKGDLQSFAQRIKPLLNFSAKAVNTQQIADLEPELTGRFNQGLFLSGEAQIDNQAFYKASFRLLNKRKVKFVFNQRASIFDNKVNNREFDYIIDCRGLGAKQDQPLRGVRGEVARLYAPEVNLTRPVRLMHPRYPIYIAPKPNHEYVIGATEIESQDTGPATVRSTLELLSAAYTVHSGFAEARLLNIQTGLRPAFSDNRPQVKKTSKVISINGLYRHGYMLAPALVAQALSQIE
- the thiS gene encoding sulfur carrier protein ThiS, whose translation is MNITINGEPLNVTSHALLEIVKNVGAMAPYAVAVNGEFIPQSRHSHVVINEGDSIELLSPIQGG
- a CDS encoding thiazole synthase, with product MQSKDCLTIYGEPINSRLLIGSALYPSPDIMTQSIKASGAEIVTVSLRRQQNAAAGNDFWQLIKNTGLKILPNTAGCHSVKEAINLAKMCREVFATDWIKLELIGDDYNLQPDPFALLEATKILIDDGFKVLPYCTDDLVLCQRLNGLGCEVLMPWGAPIGTGKGLLNSYNLKTIRERLPNTTLIVDAGLGLPSHACQALELGYDAVLLNSAIAGAGCPVTMSRAFKAAVEAGRFAYNAKAMPEKDVATPSTPTMGMPFWHQQ
- the rsgA gene encoding small ribosomal subunit biogenesis GTPase RsgA; the encoded protein is MAKQKKLSKGQSRRIKANHQKRLSNADTKPAKVGAQEWQTDNLGQVENAIVISRFGQHADVETQNGDVLRCNIRRTVSNLVCGDEVLFRRAKVSEGDLAGVIEATQERRSQLTRPDFYDGVKVIAANIDQILMVSAVLPEFTPSIIDRYLIACEDMGIEPILVLNKIDLIDEAGLNEIQQILDIYRKLNYQVLLVSNITGEGINELKEVLAGKNNIFVGQSGVGKSTLVNTVLPDAEILTKEVSENSGLGQHTTTVSRLHHLPSGGNLIDSPGIREFGLWHLDVERVTWCFKEFREFIGGCRFRDCKHLNDPGCIIKQAVADGDISKLRFESYHRILETMADGRAGARAPRV
- the asd gene encoding archaetidylserine decarboxylase (Phosphatidylserine decarboxylase is synthesized as a single chain precursor. Generation of the pyruvoyl active site from a Ser is coupled to cleavage of a Gly-Ser bond between the larger (beta) and smaller (alpha chains). It is an integral membrane protein.), which produces MSLDKFKIAMQYAMPKHFISRVVGKLAAAKAGALTTTLIKLFIKQYKIDMSEAKYSDPAHYKSFNEFFTRPLKDGVRPMVEDDDIIIHPVDGAISQLGDIVDGQLIQAKGHDYSLQALLGGSQDDTTPFLGGKFATIYLAPKDYHRIHMPIDGTLSKMIYVPGDLFSVNPLTAQNVPNLFARNERVVAIFETEIGPLAMVLVGATIVASIETIWAGTVTPPAGSDVFSWNYPTKGENAITLKKGEEMGRFKLGSTVVLAWGANKAEILDDQLPEVVTRLGTAFAKIDD
- a CDS encoding HesA/MoeB/ThiF family protein, which encodes MRMPANMQTQQLSDKEILRYSRHILLDEVGLEGQLTLKRSTVAVVGAGGLGSPALLYLVAAGIGSLILIDDDVVELSNLQRQVLYKVNHLGQNKVRAAGKVLASLNNQINIITHTQKLDDTNSALLLKNADIVLDCSDNFATRYTVNRYCIANNTRLITGAALATQGQLMGFDFRQSDSPCYGCVFPQSSDAPVINCSNAGVISPLLGIVGSMQAQLTLNMLLGHFKGNMFITFDALSLKQQHFKMTKDLACKECGGYE
- the thiC gene encoding phosphomethylpyrimidine synthase ThiC — encoded protein: MSNTTNKSSRRETRAAASDYIYNLTGQPFPSSHKVYVEGTQQGVRVGMREITLSDTFIGGTDENPVYESNEPLRVYDTSGPYTDPNFELDVRKGLDKYREQWIESRGDTEVLESVTSQFAQQRMADDGLDHIRFEHLPKIRRAKAGKNVTQMHYARQGIVTPEMEYVAIRENMGRAQIREELLAAQHKGESFGASIPEFITPEFVRAEIARGRAILPNNINHPETEPMIVGRNFLVKVNANIGNSSVGSSIEEEVEKMVWSTRWGADTVMDLSTGRYIHETREWLVRNSPVPIGTVPIYQALEKVNGVAEDLTWEIFRDTLIEQAEQGVDYFTIHAGVLLRYVPMTAKRVTGIVSRGGSIMAKWCLAHHKENFLYTHFEDICEILKQYDVCFSLGDGLRPGSIADANDEAQFSELRTLGELTKIAWKHDVQVFIEGPGHVPMHMIKANMEEQLKHCDEAPFYTLGPLTTDIAPGYDHITSGIGAAQIAWYGCAMLCYVTPKEHLGLPNKEDVKEGLITYKIAAHAADLAKGHPGAQERDNALSKARFEFRWHDQFNIGLDPVRAREYHDETLPQESGKVAHFCSMCGPKFCSMKITQEVRDYAKDLEARGIDPNNVGDAIEIKMVDVEAEMKAKSEEFKQTGSEIYHKAI